agtgggagccattccctgtgtcctgtccctccatgccttgtccccagtccctctccagctctcctggagccccttcaggccctgcaaggggctctgaggtgtccctggagccttctcctctccaggtgagcacccccagctctcccagcctggctccagaggggctccagcccttgggaCATCTCCATGggctcctctggactctctccagcagctccaggtcctgctgctgttggctcagggctgtggaagCTCTGCAGGTAGGGTCTCACAAGGGTGATTTTTGGGATGAAGTATCACACTAAATTTATATGTAAGTGCTACCCCAGCAAGGCAACACAAGCGGTGAACAGGCCACGGGGAATAACCTTCATCTGCAGCCGAACGTGAGCAGCACCCTCCCCCACCCGCTGTGGGACCACTCCCGCTCCATCCCCCCGGCCCTTCCCGGGCATTCCCTCCCCCCGGCGGGCCCGCACGCACCCGGAGATGGTACTTCAGGTAGTAGGTGATGGCCCAGGCGGGGAGCAGCACCCGCAGCAGGACGAAGCGGCCGCCCTGGTAGAACGTGTGCACCTGCGGGCACAGGGACGGTCAGGCAGGGCCAGCGGCCCGGGCGAGGCCGCGCGGTGCCCGCGTCCCGCCGCTCACCTGCTGCCGCCAGGGCTCCCCGGGCCGCAGGAAGCGCTCCCAGAAGGCGGCCACGGGCCCGAGCCGCTGCGGCGGCAGGACGGGCTCCCGCGGGCTCAGCTCCTGGTCCCGCAGCCAGCGGCGCCGCAGGGCGCGGAGCTGCTGCACCCGCAGCCTCTCATCCTGCGCGGGGCTGCTCATGGCGCCTCAGCCCGCCCGGGCCGCTCGCTCGGCTCCGGGTCGGTTCGACTCGGGTCGCTCCGGTCCCGTTCAGCCCCGCTCGGCTCGCTCCGGTCCCGCTCGGGCGCCGTGTCCTTCGCGGCGGCGCGCGGCGGTGACGTCACGGGGCGCGCAGTGGTGACGCGGCAGGCAAGGCCCCCGAGGTGGCGGCGGGGCTGTGGCGGCTCTGCCGTGAGGGGAGCCCGGGAACCGGGAGGGTCTGGGGAAAGGACAGCGCAGGGGGACTCAGCTGGGGCCTCTTACAGTGCCCGCAGGCAGCAGATAGGGCAAGTGTACTTGCGAcagcatggagggacaggacacagggaatggctcccagtgccagagggcagggctggatgggatattgggaattaggaattgttccctgggagggtgggcaggccctggcacagggtgcccagagcagctggggctgcccctggatccctggcagtgcccaaggccaggctggatggagcttggagcagcctgggacagtgggaggtgtccctgccaatgcaggggtggaatgggctGGTCCCCAATGACCCTTCccagccaaaccattccacgatCCCCTGATTCCATTATTCCAATATTCTGTGTTTCCAGTGATTCCACGATTCCATAAATTGCAATGTTTCCATGGTTCTTATGATCTCAATGATTCATTGATCCACGTTTCCCCGATGCCAGCCAGTGCTCCGTGATCTCGATGTTCCCCTGATTCCTGTGTTCCCCTGCTCCCGCTGTTCCCCCGCTTCCGGTGTGTGTTTCCCCCTATCCCGGTGTGTGATTCCCCCCAAGCCGGTGTGTGCTCCCCCCATCCCGGTGGTGATTCCCCCCATCCCGGTGTGTGTTTCCCCCCATCCCGGTGTGTGTTTCCCCCCATCCCGGTGTGTGATTCCCCCCATCCCGGTGTGTGCTCCCCCCATCCCGGTGTGTGTTTCCCCCCATCCCGGTGTGTGTTTCCCCCCATCCCGGTGTGTGATTCCCCCCATCCCGGTGTGTATTCCCCCCATCCCGGTGTGTTTCACCCCTCCCGGTGTTTCTTGCTCGGGCAGCGGGGCCGTGGCGCCCCCTTGCGGCCcgggcagctctgtggggcagcCGTGTCCGGGGGTCGCGGGTTCGATCCCCGCTCGGCCGTTCCGTGCTCCGGGCCCGTGGGGCGGCGCCGCTCCGCCCTCGGGGCGGCTCCTGCTCCCGGGACCCGGGCCCTGCCCGGCCGTGTGTGCTGCGGGGCCATGGCCGAGCCGCGCCCGGGGCTGGCCCTGCGCTTCCAGCGCCGCTTCCTGGCGGCGCGGCCGCTCCGCTCGCTTCCCTGGCCGGTACggaggggccgggcgggggAAGGCGGCACCGCGGCgttgtttattaattaattaatttatttatttatcctgTTCTAGGAACTTGAGCAAAGCCTGCGGACTGCGCCGGACTCCGCGCTGCTGGCGGATATTCTGCACAAGGTGAGGGGCGGCTCGGAGTCATCCCGAGCCATCACCGGGGTGTCCCAAATCCGCCGGAATTGCTCAGAAATCCGGAGATCGGTGATCCAGTGTCGCGGTGTTTCGTTAGGCCCCGCAGATCCGCAGATTCCCTTCTTTGCCCGGTATTTGGGTGTTCTTAGATCAAAACAGACCCGCGTGCCGCAGCACTGATGTGGTGAATGGCTCCGGGATGTTTGGGATACAGGGAATGGGGGTGCTGAACTGTCCTGCGGATGGAGATCACGAATCAGGCAGCAAACCAAAAcggaaagaaggaagagaagagcaAAAGAAGGAGGAGAGTAAATTGGATTATTTTCAGTCTATTTTCCTCTTTGTGCAATTGAAAAGGGATATTTTTGTTGCCACAAAAAGTAAGAAATCTGTGGCCACAGTTATGTAAACTCACAGACCTGTCAGAAATCATCCCATTTCAATTTCTGGCTTAGAATCTCTTGTACAGACTAAATTCCAAAGTATTTCATGGCACCCAGACCCAATTAATGGTCCTCCTGTGGTCCTTAGTGCCTTTCCTAAGCCCTGCCCTGGGTAATTGGTTTCCATGGCTCTTCTCATTGTAGACAATTCTTCACCCTCTGTGTGTGAAATATCCCCCTTCAGCCAAGTACAGGAGGTGCTTCCTGACTGAGCTCATCAAAAAGGTACCTCTTGCTTTTCAGcttatttttcacttgtttttctatttttttcttttcccttgagAATACCTCATGTAATAACCAACCACAACATTCAGTGTAAATTCACTGTACTAAAATGGGGCTTAGAGTGCAATTGTTTTGTCTTTCATGACAATGTCatgctcagggctgccctgtTCTCTTCCCCCACAGCTTGAATCCACAGCAGCTGAACCCCTGGATGAACTCTATGAGGCACTGGCAGATGTtctaaaagaagaagaagaagaatctACTCACTGTTACAAAAACTACTTACTGGTAAAAACTGACTCTACACTGTTCTAAACCACATTTACTCACCCAAATGAAGCAATAATTGGCTTTATAAACACTCACCTTTATTGTAAATGCAGGGTGCCCcgatgaaggcaggaatgatggatctgactccatgttctcagaaggctaatttattattttatatatactatatatatatagtattatatatttatttatatatttatttatatatttatatatatagtattatatattttattatatatttattatataattatatatataatagtatagtattctttaatataatatagtatattatatatatataatatactatattatattaaagaatactatactattattatattaaagaatacagaaaagatacttacagaatgctagaaagataataatgaaaactcctgactctttccagagtcctgacacagcttggccctgattggcaaagagtgaaaacaactcacagcagaatccaatgaaacaatcacctgtggtaaacaatctccaaacacattccaaacaAGCACAATACAGGAGAattaaatgagataagaattgttttccttttctgtgtggtttctcccgctgcctttcagcttcccaggagaaaagcctggaggaattttttcagagaatgtgaatgccataCACCCTGGAGCCTGGAGTgcttcctgcctttttccagGTGCCCCTGTTGATTGTAAGCTCTCAGTCATGGCCTGTGCTGATGCATCTTTGCCTCCCTGTGTCCCGCAGCCCTCGGGGGACTGTGTGAGCCTCTGCGAGAGCACAGCGCTGATCTCCGGGGGCACCACGGGGCTCCTCACCTGGGAGGCTGCCCTGCACCTGGCCCAGTGGGCCCTGCAGAACCCCAGCCTCTTCAGGGGCAGgtatggcagcagcagggctgcaccaAAGAGCTGTGATCCTGCAGGACCACACAGTGCtttggctgggaggggacatcattccatgggcagggacacctcccactgtcccaggctgctccaagccctgcccagcctggccttgggcactgccagggaacaattcctaattcccatccatccctgccctctggcactgggagccattccctgtgtcctgtccctccatgccttgtccccagtccctctccagctctcctggagcccctttaggccctggcaggagctctgaggtgtccctggagccttctcctctccaggtgagcacccccagctctcccagcctggctccagagcagaggggctccagccctctgatacTGTGATCTACACAACTGTAATTTaataacataaatatttaataacagACTATGCACccaaaataactgaaattaCACCCTTTTGCTGCTGAGTAATTGCTGCTCTTGTCTGTTCTGCCAAACTTTAACCAAGGAGAGGACCTGATTTAGGACATGATTTGGGATCAAACCCTTGCACTGTGCagtctgccctgctctgtgaggTCAGCTGTTCAGTTTTCAGTAATTTCACTATTGACCTTCACCTCATGATGGGATGCACCAAGAATTATCTGTGTTAGATTAGTGTGCAGCTCTGATCACATCATTTCCAATTTATTTATAAGCAGTCAAGACGAGCAAGGAGTTTTGAGGAaagataatttaataataa
This genomic window from Molothrus aeneus isolate 106 chromosome 16, BPBGC_Maene_1.0, whole genome shotgun sequence contains:
- the NDUFB6 gene encoding NADH dehydrogenase [ubiquinone] 1 beta subcomplex subunit 6 → MSSPAQDERLRVQQLRALRRRWLRDQELSPREPVLPPQRLGPVAAFWERFLRPGEPWRQQVHTFYQGGRFVLLRVLLPAWAITYYLKYHLRKSPHGVVMTNPRIFPGDRILETGEIMPPLKDEHHRHH